One Acropora palmata chromosome 2, jaAcrPala1.3, whole genome shotgun sequence genomic window, TCGTGATATTTACGGTAATTATTGGCCAAAGGTGACTAATATAGGGTCTAGAATGCAACCAATGTAATCTGGTGATACCGgcccaggggcccgtttctcgaaagtcccgaaaacttttcgggcccgaaaagccattcgtataACTGCGACCCGCtaattctgtaaagctgatcttttcataagttgtaaagggaataacaattaaaataactgcaaagtttcgtgcctcgagacgccttcacTTTggagatacaaagagaattaagTCACcggaaatgcgcccgaaaagtttcgggacttttgagaaacgggctccaggggcccgtttctcgaacgtcccgagaacttttcgggcccgaaaagctagttgtcaaactgcaatccgctcgttttgaaaagctgacctTTTTACAAGCTTTTAATATAAGGAAAatcaagaggattgcgaagtttgaaggcttagaacctcggcgttgcgaagatataaagggaattgtggtaCCCGATAttggcccgaaaagtttcaggacttttgagaaacaggccccaggtgGTTATATATTTCAACACCCAATTCCATTACTTGGCTGTAATTTGATCACACTGCATTTAGCACAAGGTCAACTATgaattatcaatattatttgtCATCGCTGAATGATGCCCATTGATGAAGGGTTTAGCTTCGAAAGACACTGTGGTACCACATCAGTGGGgaagtgaaaaatgaaaatttggcatcaaaaATTTGTTGAGTTGGCCATTTGTCAAAGCTCAGAGATTTCGCTTACAAGTTGACAAATGCAGGTCACTCTAAAAACATTTGCAGTTTTCGTATGGTGGTTTCTTAGGTGGTACTTTGAGCCTTATCAAATTGCTTGATGCCAGATTTTACAAAAACTTAAGAAATTGCTGAACAAAAAGTAATATGCAAAATAGATAAGGCTTTCGTTGACACAACTTACTGAAAGTTCTTCATGAGACAAATAATCCTGATGATCATAGAGTTCAATCTGTTGAGAATTAAGCTTGACTCTTGCTGTGATAGTTCTGGGTGTGATGGTCCAGGCAATAATCACCATTCTCCCAACTGACCCCAGAGCATCTCGAACAGCAGATAATGAGACATATTCATGAGCTTCATTGGCTTGTTCTCTTTTGTTGTAGAAGGCTGTTACATGGAGTTTGTCCTGAATGTACTCTAAGCAAGGCAGAGTTGACAGTATTGTATCACTGGAAGTATGCTGGCTTGTCAAGTCtcctaaaattaataattataaattatcatcatcatcattattattattattatgtacaAAGCAttagaagttgaaaatataaGTAGGAAAAGGTGCTTATTATGCTGGTAACAACAGAATGTACATAAAACGTGACAATGtgaaaattaagacgttagtTTTAGATTTACATGATTAATTGTTGATTCAAAGAAGGTTGTTCTCTTTTAATATGAATAGCCTCTTTTATCTTAAGTTGGAAACTTGTAGAGGCGTGATCTAAAATATGGAAACAGTCGACTGAACACCTGGTTGGGGCTACACAAAGCTTATGGAAATCCAAAAAAGAATCTTTTGGCTGCCCATTTCATTGAAAGGGTTGTAAACCACTACATTACTGGGACCCTAAGTAATCAATGTCCCCAGGTTCCCTTCCCACTTCACCTATATTTTACTTTAAGCGACCTTACATAGGTCATTTTTCTGTCCTCACTCAGAAAAAGATTTGTTACTTTTTCAAGGGCTATTGCAATGATTTGGATATCAAACTagttttttcttcctttagATACAGGCAACTTGTTTGGTGTGAAAGATGCTATCCCTGGCAGGCTTTGTTTGCATGTGGTTTATGAGTTTGAATGTGTGGGCTGTAATGCCTGTTATGTCAACGAAACGATCCCAGCATTTTTCCACTTGCATGTGAGCACTTAGTCAGTGATAGGGCCTCTCACATTTTCAAACACCTACAGAATTCTGAACAATGTTGTGGCTTGTGTTCAGTAGACTGTTTCCATATGTTAGATCAAGCCTCTACAAGTTTCCAACTTAAGATAAAAGAGGCTATTCAAATTCAAAGAGAACAACCCTCTTTGAATTAGCAATTACATCATGTAAATGTAAAACTATCCTTTTAATTCTCACAACCACATTTTATGTACATTTCGTTTTTACTAGCATAATTTGCACTTTTTCCTATTATTATTCAATAATAAATGTACAATACACTTTGCTCCACTCACATCCCTTGTTTTCCAGGTGTAACACTTGCACATGTATTTTGACTACTTTCTTGTATCTTGCCAAAATCATAGGCTACTTCCAGTCCCCAACCCTGCCTAACACTAAGGCCCGGGTTAAACGCCGTACTTCATATGAGCCGAACTCAATTCAACTAATTTACATGAATTAAGttcatgtgaagtacggcgtttGACCCAATTAAGTTCGACTGGTTTATTTGGATCGGCTGAGGCGTTCTTCACGGCCACTCCAGGCGGGAATAACAGCTGAAGATCGCCTTTGGGTCAAACGCCGAtcttcacatgagccgaaccAAATGCATAATCATGTTAATGTATGAGACCGTTTTGCTATTTCTTTTCGTGGTCAGTTATAAGTTCGGCTGAAttaagttcgacgtttgactCAACAGGCGAACTTAACTAGTTTGGGTCGACCTAAAGTGTAATTaggttcggctcatgtgaagtacggcgtttaACCCGGGCCTAAGACTTCAGTGAACAGACAAACAATACTCCCTTTTATTTCAGTAAATGCACCAGTGAACAGTGACTCAAACAAAATTCACAAATGCAGTGTTCTAGAAAACTTGCCTGGCTCTCTACCATCCTGACCGTTAtcaactttttgaaaatcatCCTTAAATGACGGGGTGATTGTTTCACAGCATTcatcaatcatttcaaacattCTGTCCTTCAGAGTCTGTACACCATTTTCTGAGAGGAACCATCCATAATATTTAGCAATTATTTGATCAAATTTTGACCACATTTCTTCCAGGATTTCTTTGGATACTTGGTGGTGGGTTTTCAACATCAGATCAGAAATGCTATATCTCCAGGTGGTTTTTGGTTCAACGAACACAACAAAGTAATCATAACTGCGAGCTGCATCTATCATGTACCAGTACAGCAACTCTTTCCTGATATTTGTATCatctatacaaaaaaaaagcattttaagcACACCTgaatgttttaaaaaggagAGCTAAAAGGGATTCATTTCAAAAGATACAAACTGCATTGAAGACTGAATGTTATGTAGGTGCCTAGTTAATCAGAGACTGAAATGTAACCAGCTCCTGGGAAAAGTAACTCTCCAATCACAGCAACTCAACTAATATAAGCCACTAGTTTTCGTATTTCTTACTGTAACCACAACACTTGATTTTATATGTTTTCTGATTAAATTACCAAAGATGTTGACTTTTCATAGTCTACACCTTTCCCTCAGTCACACAGAATAGCAACAGCTGCATACCTATAATAATAACAGGCCGTTCATTATTACAGGCCTGTCTTGCCTTTTCTTCACACTTTAAATGTGACATGTCATAATCCTCAGGTTTCCAGAAATATTCTCCACTGTCAGTCATCCGGAAATCATCTGCAGAACATATCAAAGCCAGATCACCATACACTTGTTTTATTTGCTTAGCAACTGTTGATTTCCCACTTCCTGGTAACCCTCTGAGTATAAAGATCACTTTAGAGTTCTTTATGAATTGGATGCACCGACCATCTGTCAGAAAAGGAAAGTTCAGTGGATTTGCATCATCCCCCTTCTCCTCTtcctgggaaaaaaaattccagtaATCtattttggaagaaaaattattttctcatAGGGAGTTGTAAGTTACAATattaaataatgaaatagACCCCACACAAAATCATATTACAGAGTGATACAAGATTAATGGATGGAGTGTAAGATATTCCTCGTTTGAGGGATGGAAAGCCTAGGGGCAATCACTTTTAATTGAAGAGAAAAGCACTGAAAGCTGCACTTGCCAAGGAGGAAATCATGGTGACCTGCCCTCCACCCTCACATAAATCACACAATATTTAAAGGGATTCAAATGTTCTGAAAAGCAATCCTGTGTAAAGGTCCGTGG contains:
- the LOC141874368 gene encoding 2',3'-cyclic-nucleotide 3'-phosphodiesterase-like isoform X3, whose amino-acid sequence is MYGASLPTPCSLFSNRACCLFNIRCSVCAHYKKKNSARKDDFRMTDSGEYFWKPEDYDMSHLKCEEKARQACNNERPVIIIDDTNIRKELLYWYMIDAARSYDYFVVFVEPKTTWRYSISDLMLKTHHQVSKEILEEMWSKFDQIIAKYYGWFLSENGVQTLKDRMFEMIDECCETITPSFKDDFQKVDNGQDGREPGDLTSQHTSSDTILSTLPCLEYIQDKLHVTAFYNKREQANEAHEYVSLSAVRDALGSVGRMVIIAWTITPRTITARVKLNSQQIELYDHQDYLSHEELSASSQTCPQTSDYSTRPLAYTDLILKPTLGKGDTAHITLSRRSDVTAVRGRFDLRDLIGLELANEGYEEHQLSQGVARRYNDGIWAVYLDEPVIVDVLFTGYY
- the LOC141874368 gene encoding 2',3'-cyclic-nucleotide 3'-phosphodiesterase-like isoform X1; translation: MTITIMALIMISTCALHIKSLTVGGYGQGDIDISCMVPRFRRLAVCLAIGLAVSLTSVVVYALTTKRKTRREKEEEKGDDANPLNFPFLTDGRCIQFIKNSKVIFILRGLPGSGKSTVAKQIKQVYGDLALICSADDFRMTDSGEYFWKPEDYDMSHLKCEEKARQACNNERPVIIIDDTNIRKELLYWYMIDAARSYDYFVVFVEPKTTWRYSISDLMLKTHHQVSKEILEEMWSKFDQIIAKYYGWFLSENGVQTLKDRMFEMIDECCETITPSFKDDFQKVDNGQDGREPGDLTSQHTSSDTILSTLPCLEYIQDKLHVTAFYNKREQANEAHEYVSLSAVRDALGSVGRMVIIAWTITPRTITARVKLNSQQIELYDHQDYLSHEELSASSQTCPQTSDYSTRPLAYTDLILKPTLGKGDTAHITLSRRSDVTAVRGRFDLRDLIGLELANEGYEEHQLSQGVARRYNDGIWAVYLDEPVIVDVLFTGYY
- the LOC141874368 gene encoding 2',3'-cyclic-nucleotide 3'-phosphodiesterase-like isoform X2, translated to MYGASLPTPCSLFSNRACCLFNIRCSVCAHYKKKNSARKDGRCIQFIKNSKVIFILRGLPGSGKSTVAKQIKQVYGDLALICSADDFRMTDSGEYFWKPEDYDMSHLKCEEKARQACNNERPVIIIDDTNIRKELLYWYMIDAARSYDYFVVFVEPKTTWRYSISDLMLKTHHQVSKEILEEMWSKFDQIIAKYYGWFLSENGVQTLKDRMFEMIDECCETITPSFKDDFQKVDNGQDGREPGDLTSQHTSSDTILSTLPCLEYIQDKLHVTAFYNKREQANEAHEYVSLSAVRDALGSVGRMVIIAWTITPRTITARVKLNSQQIELYDHQDYLSHEELSASSQTCPQTSDYSTRPLAYTDLILKPTLGKGDTAHITLSRRSDVTAVRGRFDLRDLIGLELANEGYEEHQLSQGVARRYNDGIWAVYLDEPVIVDVLFTGYY